Proteins encoded in a region of the Mycolicibacterium duvalii genome:
- a CDS encoding oxygenase MpaB family protein, translated as MRSPAGAPQPRATASTDNPLGPDSLTWKYFGDVRTGMLGVWIGAIQNMYPELGAGVEDHSILLREPLQRVARSVYPIMGVVYDGERAAQTGAQIRSYHQTIKGTDAQGRRYHALNPETFYWAHATFFMLIIKTAEYFCGGLTEAEKRQLFDEHVQWYRMYGMSMRPVPRTWEDFCEYWDRKCREELEINQATLDIFSIRIPKPRYVLMPTPLWDQLFRPMVDAQRWIAAGVFEPAVREKAGLRWTPGDEILLRLFGKAVELAFIAVPDEIRLHPRAVAAYRRAQGKIDANAPLVEAPSFMAPPRDRRDMPMHYVPPRRVPPHKSLLNRVGSLIHTTFSLAGVRSPKADRAA; from the coding sequence GTGCGATCACCGGCCGGAGCCCCCCAGCCGAGGGCAACTGCGTCCACCGACAACCCACTCGGTCCCGATTCGCTGACGTGGAAGTACTTCGGCGACGTCCGCACCGGCATGCTCGGGGTGTGGATCGGCGCGATCCAGAACATGTACCCCGAGCTCGGTGCCGGGGTGGAGGACCACTCGATTCTGTTGCGCGAGCCACTGCAGCGGGTTGCGCGCTCGGTGTACCCGATCATGGGGGTCGTCTACGACGGCGAGCGGGCCGCCCAGACCGGGGCGCAGATCCGCAGCTACCACCAGACCATCAAGGGCACCGACGCGCAGGGCCGGCGTTACCACGCACTCAACCCCGAGACGTTCTACTGGGCGCACGCGACGTTCTTCATGTTGATCATCAAGACCGCGGAGTACTTCTGCGGCGGGTTGACCGAGGCCGAGAAGCGCCAGCTCTTCGACGAGCACGTGCAGTGGTACCGCATGTACGGGATGAGCATGCGCCCGGTCCCGCGAACGTGGGAAGACTTCTGCGAGTACTGGGACCGCAAGTGCCGCGAAGAGCTCGAAATCAACCAGGCCACCCTCGACATCTTCTCGATCCGGATCCCGAAGCCGCGCTACGTGCTGATGCCGACGCCCCTGTGGGACCAGTTGTTCCGTCCGATGGTCGATGCTCAGCGGTGGATCGCGGCCGGCGTGTTCGAACCGGCGGTCCGGGAGAAGGCGGGTCTGCGCTGGACGCCCGGCGACGAAATCCTGCTGCGGCTGTTCGGCAAGGCCGTCGAGCTCGCATTCATCGCGGTGCCCGACGAGATCAGACTGCATCCGCGGGCGGTCGCCGCCTACCGGCGCGCACAGGGCAAGATCGACGCAAATGCCCCGTTGGTGGAGGCCCCCTCCTTCATGGCACCGCCGCGGGACCGCAGGGACATGCCGATGCACTACGTCCCACCGCGCAGAGTCCCACCGCACAAGTCGCTGCTCAACCGCGTCGGCTCGCTCATCCACACCACGTTTTCGCTAGCCGGTGTGCGGTCGCCGAAGGCCGATAGGGCAGCCTGA
- a CDS encoding acyl-CoA dehydrogenase family protein produces MLEWSDVDLAVRDAVREFVDKEIRPHLDALESGEMEPYPIIRKLFATFGIADMARDSLNKRLERLRNGDVSDSKSSGGGMFGGGGSPGMGFVVVSELCRVSMGVVTGMGVSLGLTVPTIMSRGTLAQQERWLPDLVTYDKVGAWAITEPDSGSDAFGGMKSYVVRDGNDYILNGQKTFITNGPDADVVVVYAKLDEGDPSIDKRDRKVLTFVLDKGMEGFVQSKPFHKMGIHSSRTGELFFNDVRLGKDRLLGETEDNSAGDGRDSARSSFSAERIGVAAMALGVIEECLRLSVDYAKSRTLWGQEIGQFQLIQLKLANMEVARMNVRNMLFRVIEASEAGKPVSLAEASAIKWYCSQAATDVAMEAVQLFGGNGYMSEYRVEQLARDAKSLMIYAGSNEVQITHVAKGLLRG; encoded by the coding sequence ATGCTGGAATGGTCTGACGTTGATCTAGCCGTGCGCGACGCTGTCCGCGAGTTCGTGGACAAGGAGATCCGGCCCCATCTCGACGCGCTGGAAAGCGGCGAGATGGAGCCCTACCCCATCATCCGCAAGCTGTTCGCGACGTTCGGCATCGCCGACATGGCCCGAGACTCGCTGAACAAGCGGCTCGAACGGCTGCGCAACGGGGACGTGTCGGACTCGAAGAGCTCCGGTGGCGGCATGTTCGGCGGTGGCGGTTCGCCCGGAATGGGCTTCGTGGTGGTCAGCGAACTGTGCCGGGTCAGCATGGGCGTGGTCACCGGGATGGGCGTCAGCCTCGGGCTGACCGTCCCGACCATCATGAGCCGCGGCACACTGGCCCAGCAGGAGCGCTGGCTGCCGGATCTGGTGACGTACGACAAGGTCGGCGCGTGGGCGATCACCGAACCGGACTCCGGCTCGGATGCGTTCGGTGGCATGAAGTCCTATGTGGTGCGTGACGGGAACGATTACATCCTCAACGGCCAGAAGACCTTCATCACCAACGGACCGGACGCCGATGTAGTGGTGGTGTACGCCAAGCTCGACGAAGGTGATCCGTCGATCGACAAGCGCGACCGCAAGGTGCTGACCTTCGTGCTCGACAAGGGCATGGAGGGCTTCGTGCAGTCGAAGCCGTTCCACAAGATGGGAATCCATTCCTCCCGGACCGGTGAGCTGTTCTTCAACGACGTCCGGCTCGGCAAGGACCGGCTGCTCGGCGAGACCGAGGACAACAGCGCCGGCGACGGCCGGGACAGCGCGCGGTCGAGCTTCTCGGCCGAACGAATCGGGGTCGCGGCGATGGCGCTCGGGGTCATCGAGGAATGCCTCCGACTGAGTGTGGACTACGCGAAGTCACGGACGTTGTGGGGTCAGGAGATCGGCCAATTCCAGCTGATCCAGCTGAAACTGGCCAACATGGAGGTTGCGCGGATGAACGTGCGCAACATGCTGTTCCGGGTGATCGAGGCGTCTGAAGCCGGAAAGCCCGTCTCGTTGGCCGAGGCCTCGGCGATCAAGTGGTACTGCTCGCAGGCGGCCACCGACGTGGCCATGGAAGCAGTGCAGCTGTTCGGCGGCAACGGCTACATGAGTGAGTATCGGGTGGAACAACTTGCCCGCGATGCGAAGTCGCTGATGATCTACGCCGGCAGCAACGAAGTGCAGATCACTCACGTGGCCAAGGGACTGCTGCGCGGCTGA
- a CDS encoding PE-PPE domain-containing protein, with translation MLGVSPVVVRGPGDVAATSEWSWTTLADESTSPTALLVGGKGGYAELTDEQMRTAFGGLFADYLRVNVPFPGSEDFQESIEVGAQNLYDAVQSTSGVKLIGAVSQSAPAVYDVLRRLSNDPARPADDELTAFVYAYPARMVLSLGGARYIPLPETPYDVLTVAAEYDGLTDFPHNWLNFLAVLNAIMGAVELHVDRAFFDIRTNPTEFVEIANDLGGTTTHVLIPTERLPLLKSWEDAGFAPEFISFMDALLRPIIDSAYFRPKMTVGIPEPLRPPPATPTPDAEPVVSEQRLEVFGQYPDAPPPVLEVTQHEDDPVEPAAVSGEQEDRIDVEWSLEEEAAVSGDAEGDLIDRDRNVPQAEESAEPTIGDPEPSPINDTSSEGVAPEDNEDSDAGE, from the coding sequence ATGTTGGGCGTCTCTCCGGTCGTCGTTCGCGGGCCGGGGGATGTCGCCGCTACCAGCGAGTGGAGTTGGACAACGCTGGCAGATGAATCGACGTCGCCGACTGCACTGCTCGTCGGGGGAAAGGGCGGTTACGCGGAGCTCACCGATGAGCAGATGCGCACTGCGTTCGGCGGACTGTTCGCCGATTATCTGCGGGTCAACGTGCCCTTCCCGGGGTCGGAGGACTTTCAGGAGTCGATCGAGGTGGGCGCCCAAAATCTCTACGACGCAGTGCAGTCGACCTCGGGGGTGAAGCTAATCGGGGCTGTTTCTCAGAGTGCGCCGGCTGTCTATGACGTGTTGCGCCGACTGAGCAACGACCCCGCCCGTCCGGCGGACGACGAACTGACGGCATTCGTGTACGCCTATCCCGCCCGGATGGTGCTCTCCCTCGGCGGTGCCCGATACATCCCGCTGCCGGAGACGCCCTACGACGTGCTGACCGTGGCGGCGGAATACGACGGACTCACCGATTTCCCGCACAACTGGCTCAACTTCCTCGCCGTTCTCAATGCCATCATGGGCGCTGTAGAACTCCACGTCGACCGCGCGTTCTTCGACATCCGAACCAACCCAACCGAATTCGTCGAGATCGCCAACGATCTCGGTGGGACGACGACTCATGTGCTCATTCCCACCGAACGATTGCCGCTGCTGAAGTCCTGGGAGGACGCCGGGTTCGCCCCAGAGTTCATCAGCTTCATGGACGCGCTGCTGCGACCGATCATCGACTCGGCCTATTTCAGGCCCAAGATGACAGTCGGCATTCCCGAGCCGCTACGGCCGCCGCCGGCGACCCCAACCCCGGACGCCGAGCCCGTGGTCAGCGAACAGCGCCTCGAGGTGTTCGGCCAGTATCCGGATGCGCCGCCACCCGTGCTCGAGGTCACTCAGCACGAGGACGATCCCGTCGAGCCCGCTGCTGTGAGCGGGGAGCAGGAAGACCGGATCGATGTCGAGTGGAGCCTCGAAGAGGAAGCTGCAGTGTCTGGTGACGCCGAAGGCGATCTGATCGATCGAGACCGAAACGTCCCGCAGGCCGAGGAGTCGGCCGAACCGACCATCGGCGACCCAGAGCCGTCGCCGATCAACGACACCAGCAGCGAAGGTGTTGCGCCCGAAGACAACGAGGACTCCGACGCCGGCGAATGA
- a CDS encoding TrmH family RNA methyltransferase, translating into MVAAAKLHRHTGRRRAARFLAEGPNLVEAALRRGLVSEVFATETAADRFRALLADVPIQLVTERAAKSLSDTVTPVGLIAVCRMPEASVAEVLGARPRLVAVAVQTADPGNAGTLIRLADAMGADALILAGDSVDPYNAKCLRSSAGSIFALPVIEAPETAALLGDLRDAGLTVLATTLDGEVSLDDAPLSGPTAWLFGPEAHGLAAETAAAADLRVRIPMSGSAESLNVGAAAAICLYQSARAHRQSHG; encoded by the coding sequence GTGGTCGCGGCAGCCAAGCTGCACCGCCACACCGGGCGCCGCCGCGCCGCACGCTTCCTCGCCGAGGGCCCCAACCTCGTCGAGGCAGCGTTGCGGCGCGGACTGGTTTCCGAGGTCTTCGCCACCGAGACGGCTGCGGACCGGTTCCGTGCCCTGCTTGCCGATGTGCCGATCCAGCTGGTGACCGAGCGTGCGGCGAAGTCGCTCTCGGACACCGTGACTCCGGTGGGTCTGATAGCGGTCTGCAGGATGCCCGAGGCGTCCGTGGCCGAGGTCCTCGGAGCCCGGCCGCGTCTGGTGGCCGTCGCCGTGCAGACCGCCGACCCTGGAAACGCCGGTACTCTCATCCGACTCGCCGACGCCATGGGAGCCGATGCGCTGATCCTGGCGGGGGACAGCGTGGACCCGTACAACGCAAAGTGCCTGCGATCGTCGGCCGGCAGCATCTTCGCGCTGCCGGTGATCGAGGCGCCCGAAACCGCGGCGCTGCTCGGGGATCTGCGGGACGCCGGACTGACGGTGCTCGCCACCACTCTTGACGGCGAGGTGTCCCTCGACGACGCCCCGTTGTCCGGTCCGACCGCGTGGCTCTTCGGCCCGGAGGCCCATGGCCTTGCCGCCGAGACGGCGGCGGCCGCGGACTTGAGGGTGCGCATTCCGATGTCGGGGAGCGCGGAAAGCTTGAACGTGGGGGCGGCCGCGGCCATCTGTCTATATCAGAGCGCGCGGGCGCACCGACAGTCGCACGGCTGA